One Heyndrickxia oleronia genomic window, AAAGAGCAAACCAGCAATCAGCATACTTATCGCAATTCTTTAGTTCATGAAATTGAAATGAGAGGGTCATAAAATGGCAGTTAATAATCCTTATCAAACTTATCAAAACAATTCCATTACAACAGCATCTCCAGGAGAACTCACACTGATGCTATATAATGGGTGCTTAAAATTTATACAACTCGCAAAAAAAGCAATGGTAAATAATAATATTCCAGAGAAAAATACTAATATCCAAAAAGCCCAAAATATTATTCAAGAGCTAATGGTTACACTAAAAATGGATTTAGAAGTAGCTAAAAACATGATGTCACTCTATGACTATATTAATCGTAGATTAATTGATGCTAATATTAAGAACGAAATTGCCATATTGGACGAAGTAGAAGGTTTAGTAACTGAATTTCGTGATACATGGAAGCAAGTGATCCAAATAAACCGCCAACAACAATTTGGCTCAAATAGTGGACAAGCATAATGAGTGCAGTTCAGAAATGTTTCTCACTTACAGAAAAACTAATCACATCTGTTCAAAAAGTCAATGAACAAAATCGTGAAGAATTCATAACCATGATTGAAGAATTATTAGACGAAAGAGAACAGCTTTTAAGGATGATTAAACCTCCTTTTTCCAAAGAAGAACAAATAATAGGCGAAAAAATTGTACTAATGAATGACACGCTTCAAAATCTATTAAATATTCAAAAGCAAAATATACAAAAAGATATAAATAGCTTATCAAAGAAAAAAACATCCATGAATAAATATATTAATCCCTATCAAAACATGCAGACAGACGGTTATTTCTACGATAAAAGAAAATAGAAAAAAGGATAACATCGTTCAAACGAGTGATGTGCACCCCAAAAGTTAGACCAAAAATCTAACTTTTGGGGTGTTTTTTATGGTCAAATACGATGAAGGATTTAAGCAACAAGTTGTAGATGCTTATCTTTCAGGAGAAGGTGGCTATGATTCCATAGCTAAAAAGTTTGGAGTTAGAAGCTCAACGAATGTAGCAAAATGGGTTAATACCTTTAGGCAATTTGGAAAGGATGGTTTTCTTAGAAAGAAATCCCCGACTACTTATCCTGTT contains:
- the fliS gene encoding flagellar export chaperone FliS; translated protein: MAVNNPYQTYQNNSITTASPGELTLMLYNGCLKFIQLAKKAMVNNNIPEKNTNIQKAQNIIQELMVTLKMDLEVAKNMMSLYDYINRRLIDANIKNEIAILDEVEGLVTEFRDTWKQVIQINRQQQFGSNSGQA
- a CDS encoding transposase is translated as MVKYDEGFKQQVVDAYLSGEGGYDSIAKKFGVRSSTNVAKWVNTFRQFGKDGFLRKKSPTTYPVQFKLDVLNYKLRTGESFESVAIKFGIHEPPMIAI